A genomic region of Mus musculus strain C57BL/6J chromosome 7, GRCm38.p6 C57BL/6J contains the following coding sequences:
- the Taok2 gene encoding serine/threonine-protein kinase TAO2 isoform 2 (isoform 2 is encoded by transcript variant 2): protein MPAGGRAGSLKDPDVAELFFKDDPEKLFSDLREIGHGSFGAVYFARDVRNSEVVAIKKMSYSGKQSNEKWQDIIKEVRFLQKLRHPNTIQYRGCYLREHTAWLVMEYCLGSASDLLEVHKKPLQEVEIAAVTHGALQGLAYLHSHNMIHRDVKAGNILLSEPGLVKLGDFGSASIMAPANSFVGTPYWMAPEVILAMDEGQYDGKVDVWSLGITCIELAERKPPLFNMNAMSALYHIAQNESPALQSGHWSEYFRNFVDSCLQKIPQDRPTSEVLLKHRFVLRERPPTVIMDLIQRTKDAVRELDNLQYRKMKKILFQEAPNGPGAEAPEEEELTPCSQEAEPYTHRAGTLTSLESSHSVPSMSISASSQSSSVNSLADASDNEEEEEEEEEEEEEEEEEGPESREMAMMQEGEHTVTSHSSIIHRLPGSDNLYDDPYQPEMTPGPLQPPAAPPTSTSSSARRRAYCRNRDHFATIRTASLVSRQIQEHEQDSALREQLSGYKRMRRQHQKQLLALESRLRGEREEHSGRLQRELEAQRAGFGTEAEKLARRHQAIGEKEARAAQAEERKFQQHILGQQKKELAALLEAQKRTYKLRKEQLKEELQENPSTPKREKAEWLLRQKEQLQQCQAEEEAGLLRRQRQYFELQCRQYKRKMLLARHSLDQDLLREDLNKKQTQKDLECALLLRQHEATRELELRQLQAVQRTRAELTRLQHQTELGNQLEYNKRREQELRQKHAAQVRQQPKSLKVRAGQLPMGLPATGALGPLSTGTPSEEQPCSSGQEAILDQRMLGEEEEAVPERRILGKEGTTLEPEEQRILGEEMGTFSSSPQKHRSLANEEDWDISEEMKEIRVPSLASQERNIIGQEEAAAWSLWEKEGGNLVDVEFKLGWVQGPVLTPVPEEEEEEEEEGGAPIGTHRDPGDGCPSPDIPPEPPPSHLRQYPTSQLPGLLSHGLLAGLSFAVGSSSGLLPLLLLLLLPLLAAQGGGGLQAALLALEVGLVGLGASYLFLCTALHLPPGLFLLLAQGTALLAVLSLSWRRGLMGVPLGLGAAWLLAWPSLALPLAAMAAGGKWVRQQGPQMRRGISRLWLRILLRLSPMVFRALQGCGAVGDRGLFALYPKTNKNGFRSRLPVPWPRQGNPRTTQHPLAQLTRVWAVCKGWNWRLARASHRLASCLPPWAVHILASWGLLKGERPSRIPRLLPRSQRRLGLSASRQLPPGTVAGRRSQTRRTLPPWR from the exons ATGCCAGCTGGGGGCCGGGCCGGGAGCCTGAAGGACCCTGATGTGGCTGAGCTCTTCTTCAAGGATGACCCTGAGAAGCTCTTCTCTGACCTCCGGGAGATCGGCCATGGCAGCTTTGGAGCAGTGTACTTT GCCCGGGATGTCCGGAACAGTGAGGTGGTGGCCATCAAGAAGATGTCCTATAGTGGGAAGCAATCAAATGAG AAATGGCAGGATATCATCAAGGAAGTGCGGTTCTTACAGAAGCTACGGCATCCTAATACCATTCAGTACCGGGGCTGTTACCTGAGGGAGCACACAGCTTGG CTGGTGATGGAGTATTGCCTGGGCTCAGCTTCTGATCTTCTAGAAG TGCACAAGAAACCCCTGCAGGAGGTAGAGATTGCAGCTGTGACCCATGGGGCTCTTCAGGGCCTGGCATATCTACACTCACACAACATGATCCATAG AGATGTGAAGGCTGGAAACATCTTGCTGTCAGAACCAGGCTTGGTAAAACTGGGGGACTTTGGCTCTGCGTCAATCATGGCACCTGCCAACTCTTTTGTGGGTACTCCATACTG GATGGCTCCAGAGGTGATCCTAGCCATGGATGAGGGACAATATGATGGCAAAGTGGATGTCTGGTCCTTGGGGATAACCTGTATTGAGCTAG CGGAGCGGAAGCCACCACTGTTCAACATGAATGCAATGAGTGCCTTATACCACATTGCACAGAATGAATCTCCTGCTCTCCAGTCAGGACACTG GTCTGAGTACTTCCGGAATTTTGTTGACTCCTGTCTTCAGAAAATCCCTCAAGACAGACCAACCTCAGAGGTTCTTTTGAAG CACCGCTTTGTGCTCCGGGAGCGACCGCCCACAGTCATCATGGACCTAATCCAGAGGACCAAGGATGCTGTACGGGAACTGGATAACCTGCAGTACCGAAAGATGAAGAAGATACTGTTCCAAGAGGCACCCAATGGCCCTGGTGCTGAGGccccagaggaagaggag CTCACACCCTGTTCCCAGGAGGCAGAACCTTACACGCACCGTGCAGGGACACTGACCAGTCTAGAGAGCAGCCATTCAGTGCCCAGCATGTCCATCAGCGCCTCCAGCCAGAGCAGCTCAGTCAACAGCCTAGCAGATGCCTCAGataatgaagaagaggaggaagaagaagaggaagaggaggaggaggaggaggaagaaggcccTGAATCCAGAGAGATGGCCATGATGCAGGAGGGGGAGCATACAGTCACTTCCCACAGCTCCATCATCCACCGGCTGCCG ggCTCAGACAACCTATATGATGATCCCTACCAGCCAGAGATGACCCCAGGTCCACTCCAGCCACCTGcagcccctcccacctccacctcctcttctgctcGCCGCAGAGCTTATTGCCGCAACCGAGACCACTTTGCTACCATTCGTACTGCCTCCCTG GTCAGCCGTCAGATCCAGGAGCATGAGCAGGACTCAGCCCTGCGAGAGCAGCTGAGTGGCTACAAGCGGATGCGACGTCAGCACCAGAAGCAACTGCTGGCCCTGGAGTCCCGTCTGAGGGGTGAACGTGAGGAGCACAGTGGGCGGTTACAGCGGGAGCTCGAGGCACAGCGGGCTGGCTTTGGGACCGAGGCTGAGAAGCTGGCCCGGAGGCACCAGGCCATTGGTGAGAAGGAGGCACGGGCTGCTCAGGCGGAGGAGCGGAAGTTCCAGCAGCACATCCTGGGGCAGCAGAAGAAGGAGCTGGCCGCCCTGCTGGAGGCGCAGAAGCGAACCTACAAGCTGCGGAAGGAGCAGTTGAAAGAG GAGCTCCAGGAGAACCCTAGCACACCCAAACGAGAGAAGGCTGAGTGGCTGTTGAGGCAAAAGGAGCAGTTGCAACAGTGCCAGGCAGAAGAGGAAGCGGGGCTGCTGCGGAGGCAGCGCCAGTACTTTGAACTTCAGTGTCGCCAATACAAGCGCAAGATGCTACTGGCTCGGCACAGCCTAGATCAGGACCTGCTTCGAGAG GACTTGAAtaagaaacagacacagaaggaCTTGGAGTGTGCTCTGCTGTTACGGCAGCATGAGGCTACCCGAGAGCTGGAGCTAAGACAGCTCCAGGCTGTCCAGCGCACACGTGCTGAACTTACCCGCCTTCAGCACCAGACAGAACTAGGCAACCAGCTGGAGTACAACAAGCGACGGGAGCAAGAATTACGGCAGAAGCACGCGGCCCAGGTTCGCCAGCAGCCCAAGAGCCTCAAAGTACGTGCAGGCCAGCTACCCATGGGCCTCCCTGCTACTGGGGCTCTGGGACCACTCAGCACAGGCACCCCTAGTGAAGAGCAGCCTTGCTCATCTGGCCAGGAGGCAATCCTGGACCAAAGGAtgctgggagaggaggaggaagcagtgcCAGAGAGAAGGATTCTGGGAAAGGAAGGGACTACCTTGGAGCCAGAGGAGCAGAGGATTCTGGGGGAAGAAATGGGAACCTTTAGTTCCAGCCCACAAAAACATAGGAGTCTGGCTAATGAGGAAGATTGGGATATATCTgaggagatgaaggagattagagTCCCATCACTGGCATCCCAGGAGAGAAATATTATTGGCCAGGAAGAGGCAGCGGCATGGAGTCTGTGGGAGAAGGAGGGTGGGAACCTTGTGGATGTGGAGTTCAAGCTTGGCTGGGTCCAGGGTCCAGTTCTGACTCCAGTCccggaggaggaagaggaggaggaagaagagggaggggctcCAATTGGAACCCACAGGGACCCTGGAGATGGCTGTCCTTCCCCAGATATCCCCCCAGAGCCACCTCCATCACATCTGAGACAGTACCCTACTAGCCAGCTCCCTGGACTCCTGTCTCATGGCCTCCTGGCTGGCCTATCCTTTGCAGTGgggtcctcctctggcctcctgccCCTACTCCTCCTGCTGCTACTCCCATTGCTGGCAGCCCAGGGTGGAGGTGGCTTGCAGGCAGCACTGCTGGCCCTTGAGGTAGGGCTAGTGGGCCTGGGGGCCTCCTACCTGTTCCTTTGTACAGCTCTACACCTGCCCCCCGGTCTGTTCTTACTCCTGGCTCAGGGTACTGCACTGTTGGCTGTCCTTAGCCTGAGCTGGCGCAGAGGCCTTATGGGTGTGCCTCTGGGCCTTGGGGCTGCCTGGCTCCTAGCTTGGCCCAGCCTGGCTTTACCTCTGGCAGCTATGGCAGCTGGGGGCAAATGGGTACGGCAACAAGGCCCCCAGATGCGTCGGGGTATCTCTCGACTCTGGTTGAGGATTTTGCTACGCCTGTCACCCATGGTCTTTCGGGCCCTACAGGGCTGTGGGGCTGTAGGAGACCGGGGGCTGTTTGCCCTGTACCC
- the Tmem219 gene encoding insulin-like growth factor-binding protein 3 receptor isoform 2 (isoform 2 is encoded by transcript variant 3) — MSPSSWLRALCCFRHPTEAQTPLLPMGSCQAGHNLHLCLAHHPPLVCATLILLLLGLSGLGLGGFLLTHTTGLRSPDIPQDWVSFLRSFGQLSLCPMNETVTGTWQGPHVVGLLTTLNFGDGPDRNKTQTFQAKIHGSQIGLTGSSAGESVLVTARVASGRTPGTCLYFSGVPKVLPSSQPPISCSEEGVGNATLSPVMGEECVRVWSHERLVLTELLTSEELALCGSRVLGLGFFLVLLCGLLCCTTAVCFHPRPEFHWSRTRL; from the exons ATGAGCCCGAGTTCCTGGCTCCGTGCCTTATGTTGTTTCAG GCACCCCACGGAGGCCCAGACCCCTCTGCTCCCCATGGGCAGCTGCCAGGCAGGGCACAACTTGCATCTCTGTCTGGCTCATCACCCACCTTTGGTCTGTGCCACTTTGATCCTGCTGCTCCTTGGCCTTTCTGGCCTGGGCCTTGGTGGCTTCCTCCTCACCCACACAACTGGCCTCCGTAGCCCTGACATTCCCCAG GATTGGGTTTCCTTCTTGAGATCTTTTGGCCAGCTAAGTCTGTGCCCCATGAATGAGACAGTCACAGGGACGTGGCAAGGGCCTCACGTCGTCGGCTTACTGACCACTTTGAACTTCGGAGATGGTCcagacagaaacaaaacccaaacattcCAAGCCAAGATCCATGGTAGTCAGATAGGATTGACAG GGTCCTCTGCCGGAGAGTCTGTCCTTGTCACAGCCAGAGTGGCGTCAGGAAGGACTCCAGGGACCTGCCTATATTTTAGTGGTGTTCCAAAAGTCCTGCCCTCTAGCCAACCACCTATATCCTGCTCAGAGGAGGGAGTTGGAAATGCTACCCTGAGCCCAGTGATGGGTGAGGAGTGTGTCAGGGTCTGGAGCCACGAGCGCCTTGTGCTCACCGAGCTCCTTACTTCA GAGGAGCTGGCTCTGTGTGGCAGCAGAGTGCTGGGCTTGGGCTTCTTCCTGGTTCTGCTCTGTGGCCTCCTCTGCTGTACCACTGCAGTCTGCTTCCATCCGCGCCCAGAGTTCCACTGGTCTAGAACACGGCTTTGA
- the Tmem219 gene encoding insulin-like growth factor-binding protein 3 receptor isoform X1, with translation MSPSSWLRALCCFSRHPTEAQTPLLPMGSCQAGHNLHLCLAHHPPLVCATLILLLLGLSGLGLGGFLLTHTTGLRSPDIPQDWVSFLRSFGQLSLCPMNETVTGTWQGPHVVGLLTTLNFGDGPDRNKTQTFQAKIHGSQIGLTGSSAGESVLVTARVASGRTPGTCLYFSGVPKVLPSSQPPISCSEEGVGNATLSPVMGEECVRVWSHERLVLTELLTSEELALCGSRVLGLGFFLVLLCGLLCCTTAVCFHPRPEFHWSRTRL, from the exons ATGAGCCCGAGTTCCTGGCTCCGTGCCTTATGTTGTTTCAG CAGGCACCCCACGGAGGCCCAGACCCCTCTGCTCCCCATGGGCAGCTGCCAGGCAGGGCACAACTTGCATCTCTGTCTGGCTCATCACCCACCTTTGGTCTGTGCCACTTTGATCCTGCTGCTCCTTGGCCTTTCTGGCCTGGGCCTTGGTGGCTTCCTCCTCACCCACACAACTGGCCTCCGTAGCCCTGACATTCCCCAG GATTGGGTTTCCTTCTTGAGATCTTTTGGCCAGCTAAGTCTGTGCCCCATGAATGAGACAGTCACAGGGACGTGGCAAGGGCCTCACGTCGTCGGCTTACTGACCACTTTGAACTTCGGAGATGGTCcagacagaaacaaaacccaaacattcCAAGCCAAGATCCATGGTAGTCAGATAGGATTGACAG GGTCCTCTGCCGGAGAGTCTGTCCTTGTCACAGCCAGAGTGGCGTCAGGAAGGACTCCAGGGACCTGCCTATATTTTAGTGGTGTTCCAAAAGTCCTGCCCTCTAGCCAACCACCTATATCCTGCTCAGAGGAGGGAGTTGGAAATGCTACCCTGAGCCCAGTGATGGGTGAGGAGTGTGTCAGGGTCTGGAGCCACGAGCGCCTTGTGCTCACCGAGCTCCTTACTTCA GAGGAGCTGGCTCTGTGTGGCAGCAGAGTGCTGGGCTTGGGCTTCTTCCTGGTTCTGCTCTGTGGCCTCCTCTGCTGTACCACTGCAGTCTGCTTCCATCCGCGCCCAGAGTTCCACTGGTCTAGAACACGGCTTTGA
- the Tmem219 gene encoding insulin-like growth factor-binding protein 3 receptor isoform 1 precursor (isoform 1 precursor is encoded by transcript variant 2) — protein sequence MGSCQAGHNLHLCLAHHPPLVCATLILLLLGLSGLGLGGFLLTHTTGLRSPDIPQDWVSFLRSFGQLSLCPMNETVTGTWQGPHVVGLLTTLNFGDGPDRNKTQTFQAKIHGSQIGLTGSSAGESVLVTARVASGRTPGTCLYFSGVPKVLPSSQPPISCSEEGVGNATLSPVMGEECVRVWSHERLVLTELLTSEELALCGSRVLGLGFFLVLLCGLLCCTTAVCFHPRPEFHWSRTRL from the exons ATGGGCAGCTGCCAGGCAGGGCACAACTTGCATCTCTGTCTGGCTCATCACCCACCTTTGGTCTGTGCCACTTTGATCCTGCTGCTCCTTGGCCTTTCTGGCCTGGGCCTTGGTGGCTTCCTCCTCACCCACACAACTGGCCTCCGTAGCCCTGACATTCCCCAG GATTGGGTTTCCTTCTTGAGATCTTTTGGCCAGCTAAGTCTGTGCCCCATGAATGAGACAGTCACAGGGACGTGGCAAGGGCCTCACGTCGTCGGCTTACTGACCACTTTGAACTTCGGAGATGGTCcagacagaaacaaaacccaaacattcCAAGCCAAGATCCATGGTAGTCAGATAGGATTGACAG GGTCCTCTGCCGGAGAGTCTGTCCTTGTCACAGCCAGAGTGGCGTCAGGAAGGACTCCAGGGACCTGCCTATATTTTAGTGGTGTTCCAAAAGTCCTGCCCTCTAGCCAACCACCTATATCCTGCTCAGAGGAGGGAGTTGGAAATGCTACCCTGAGCCCAGTGATGGGTGAGGAGTGTGTCAGGGTCTGGAGCCACGAGCGCCTTGTGCTCACCGAGCTCCTTACTTCA GAGGAGCTGGCTCTGTGTGGCAGCAGAGTGCTGGGCTTGGGCTTCTTCCTGGTTCTGCTCTGTGGCCTCCTCTGCTGTACCACTGCAGTCTGCTTCCATCCGCGCCCAGAGTTCCACTGGTCTAGAACACGGCTTTGA